The bacterium genomic interval CAACTCCAAGTTCATTCGTAGGACCAAACGAAGTCCAATCAGAAACTTCTCCCGCTTGGTCTCCCGGATTTAGCGCCGTTGAGCTTGCATATTGAAAGTTCCAACCTTTTTCAAGATGGCACCCCGAGTGAGTCTCCACCCATTCTGTCGCAGTAGTAACAGTGATATTTTGCTCCCCATATCCCCAATTAGGGAGGTCAGATTCATTATTACAAACAATCTTTGTTGCGGAAATTAATAATGAGGGTAACGGGGATGTCGTAGTTGCCGGTTTTTCGTAGTGATTGTAAAAATCCACACGCGTCGTTACTTCATTAAAAATACTTGCCAGAATATCCGTCGTTGTGCCAACGGGAACATTGTTTACCTTGTCCCCATTCACATATACACCACGTAGAGTCCAATCCTGTAGTACCTCTTCTTTGATTGAGTAGCTTCCTACGTCAATCAGGTCGCTCACAGTGCATCCATCCGATTCCTCGGTGAGAAGATGCCAAATTTCCTCTGAAGAACTAGCATTTTTTATATTGAAATTCCATTTTGGAAAAGGGGTATCATCGGTACTTGTAGCACTTTTCCCATCTCCTGTCATGTCATTCCATTTACATATCTTAAGTTTCCCCTGCTCTGGCTTGGGGGTTGTTTTCTTGTATGTATTGAGGATAACAAGCGTTCGCTCTGGTCTATCTTTGTTTAATATGATATTTCCATCCACATTTTTGTTCCTCAAAGAATCGTCACTCGTATCTTCCGTAAAAAGCTCATTACTATATGGAAAAAAATCGCTGGTGGAATGAACTGCTACGGTAAACTGGTCATTATAGAGCGGTGTAAGCCATTCGTTACTAGGGAGATCTTCTTCCCCATAATAGTACGCACCGAGCTTTAGATTGCCATACGTAAGGCACTGGGCATCGTTTTGCGTGCTTGCATCAATAATTTTATTATTAAGACCAAGGGGGACAGTAAATGTCGATGTTGGGATGACACCGACCGGCACCCCCCCCTCGCCTATTGTCGATGGCATTAACCCAAAAATCTGAAATGAAGCTCCAGGGGGTGCCTCCTCATATAGTATGTTTTTTTTATCGTCTACAATAATCTTGCAAACGGTGATGGACCCCACTGGCTCACTTTGATTGCATTCCCCCTTGTAGTCACCATGCTCTTGATGTGGGGTAAACGCGCTTTTGTCTATTTCAATTGTTTGTGGGTTGTGTTCATTACCAGGTGGGATATGGCAGATTTTAATCTTGTGGTTTTCATCCTGGTCATCGTCGTCACCATCTTCGTGTGTATATGAATTCGCAAATGCCGAGGCACTCGCAGAAGCAGAAGTTGATGACGATGAACTTTCGTGAGATTCTTGTGTTTCGTCCGCACGCGCATTTCCAGCAACAAATAAACCAGCAACGGTGAGTATCAATGTTGCGAAAAAGAATAGGTAATAGTTTCTATAGAATCTTGAGTGTGCCATAGGTGTATTTAAATAAAGAATAAGGAGTATTTTGTATATTGCTTATGTATCAGCAATCCTATATATATTTATATGCAAGTCAAGCTTTTAAGCAATAACTTAAAGGACATTTAATGGTCTCTCGATTCGTGTATTTTATTTTAAAATAATTGTGTCCTTTATGGACTTAAAATTTCCTATTCTATATGGATTCCATAAAGGACATTTTTTATTACTCAATAATTTCTGGTGGGTGTGCAATCAATCAGAGAAATAATTTATCATTTGCAATATTTTTACAAAGTATTAGCTAACTTAAATAAATCACCTATCTGTTGAAAACCTGTGTATTGCTTGTGGATAAGAATCTGCTCAATATCTAACCGCAAAATATAAAAAAACAGTATAAATCTAGAAAACAATGCCCTTTGTGATATCATAGAGATGATTTTATGATTAATGAACGTCTCTTAAAACCATATAACTCAGAAGAAACTGAAGACCGCATTTACCATATCTGGGAAGAAAGCGGGTTTTTTGATCCTGATATATGTATAAAAAAAGAAGTGTGCAAAAAGGATGCCCAAGTATTCTCTATGGTTCTCCCGCCACCTAATGTAACCGGCATTCTCCACATGGGGCATTCTGTAATAATTGCTATTGAAGATATTCTTACTCGCTATCATAGAATGAAGGGCTTCCGAACGCTTTGGCTTCCGGGAACAGACCACGCAGCAATCGCAACCCAATCAAAGGTTGAGGGCATTATCTACAAGGAAGAAAAGAAAAACCGACACGATTTGGGACGAGAAGTTTTTTTACAGCGGGTTACACAATACGCGCAAGAAAGCCATGACACCATTGTCCACCAAGTCAAAAAACTCGGCGCTTCCATCGACTGGAGCCGTGAAGCCTATACGCTCGACGAAAAACGAAATTTTGCCGTCCGAACGGCTTTTAAACAAATGTATGATGATGGACTTATCTATCGCAAGCATAAGGTGGTCAACTGGGATCCCAAGGGACAAACAACAGTCTCCGATGAAGAGATTGAGTATAGGGAGGTTGTGGGGAAATTGTATACTTTTAAATACTCACGCGACTTCCCTATTTCCATATCAACTACCAGGCCTGAAACTAAATTGGGTGATACGGCAGTTGCGGTACATCCCGATGATAAACGATACAGCAAGTACATCGGAAAAGAATTTGATCTCCTGTTTGCTGGAACAAAACTACACATAAAAATCGTGGGTGATGATGCCGTTGATCCCACATATGGAACGGGTGCCCTCGGCGTAACTCCCGCACACAGCCAAACAGACTCGGAAATAGCCGCGCGCCATGATCTTCCTTTTGTTCAAGTGATTGATGAGTATACACGTATTACAGTAGATCCCTATAAAGGAAAAAAGGTGAAAGAAGCGAGAGAAATGATTGTACAGTGGCTTACCGCAGAAAAACTGCTCGAAAAAGAGGAAGATGTGAAGCAAAACGTCACCGTAGCTGATCGAAGTGGTGGTATTATCGAACCGCTCCCAAAGTTGCAGTGGTTTGTGAACGTAGATAAGAAATTCAAAATGAAAAAGTCTCATATCGAGGGTATTGAGACTGGTAAAGAGATTACCTTGAAAGAACTGATGCGTAAGGTGGTAGAAAATAATCAAATTACAATCATCCCGGATTATTTTGAAAAAACATACTTTCATTGGATCGACAATCTGCATGATTGGTGCATCAGCCGACAGATATGGTACGGACATAGAATTCCCGTGTGGTACTGTACATTTTCAAAAGACGAGCGCAGTACGCCTTTATGCGCCAACCCAATTGTAAGTATTGAGCTACCGGGATCATGTCCGTATTGTGGCGGTACTATTGAGCAAGACCCCGATACCCTTGATACATGGTTTTCTTCCGGATTATGGACATTTTCAACACTTGGATGGCCACTCGACGATGCTCGGGGCAAACCCGTCTTCACTTCAGACGGTGGTATTAATTCGGAAAGCGACATGGGGACATATCACCCGACAACAATCCTTGAAACAGGCTACGATATCCTTTTTTTCTGGGTTGCACGCATGGTTCTTATGTCGGGTTATTTTTTGGGGGAGATCCCCTTCAAAACAGTCTACCTTCATGGACTTGTGCGTGATAAAAATGGCAAGAAGATGAGTAAGTCGCTCGGCAACATCATCGACCCGCTTGATATGATAAAAAAATACGGAGCAGACGCGGCACGAATGTCTCTCATTGTCGGCAATACACCAGGAACTGACTTGAATCTCTCTGAAGATAAGATCAGAGGATACAAGCACTTTGCAAACAAAATATGGAATGCGACGCGGTTTGTGCTTTCAAATATAGAAGGCATTGATACTGAAAAAAAACCTCCCCTCTCAACTCAAGACGAAGAAATCTTGAAAGAACTTGATGCTATGGCGCGCGATGTGACGATAGATATCGAAAACTATCGTTTTTATCTTGCGGGAGAAAAACTGTACCACTATTTCTGGAATACGTTTGCCGGTATTATTATTGAAAAAAGTAAGGAGCGATTACTGTCGGGTGATACGGCAGATACGCTATCGTGCAAATGGACATTACTTACGATTCTCTCCACGACGATTACCCTGCTCCATCCATTCATGCCGTTTGTAACTGAAGAAATTTGGGGGATGCTTCCTCATAAAAAAAATCAACTGCTCATGGTTGAGTCTTGGCCAATACTATGACAGAACTCACGACGCTTATATTTGCAGTATTTGGGGGAATTTTGCCCGCTCTGTTCTGGCTTTGGTTTTGGCTCAAAGAAGACAGTGTCCACCCTGAACCGCGAGAAAAAATTGCCGCCTCGTTTCTCGTTGGTATGGGAGCGGTGTTTTTGGCACTGCCATTGGAACATTTTGCCTGCTCATTTATTGTAAATGGTTCATGCGGTTCGCTTGGGGGAAATAATACTCTCGCTACATCACTT includes:
- a CDS encoding valine--tRNA ligase, with protein sequence MINERLLKPYNSEETEDRIYHIWEESGFFDPDICIKKEVCKKDAQVFSMVLPPPNVTGILHMGHSVIIAIEDILTRYHRMKGFRTLWLPGTDHAAIATQSKVEGIIYKEEKKNRHDLGREVFLQRVTQYAQESHDTIVHQVKKLGASIDWSREAYTLDEKRNFAVRTAFKQMYDDGLIYRKHKVVNWDPKGQTTVSDEEIEYREVVGKLYTFKYSRDFPISISTTRPETKLGDTAVAVHPDDKRYSKYIGKEFDLLFAGTKLHIKIVGDDAVDPTYGTGALGVTPAHSQTDSEIAARHDLPFVQVIDEYTRITVDPYKGKKVKEAREMIVQWLTAEKLLEKEEDVKQNVTVADRSGGIIEPLPKLQWFVNVDKKFKMKKSHIEGIETGKEITLKELMRKVVENNQITIIPDYFEKTYFHWIDNLHDWCISRQIWYGHRIPVWYCTFSKDERSTPLCANPIVSIELPGSCPYCGGTIEQDPDTLDTWFSSGLWTFSTLGWPLDDARGKPVFTSDGGINSESDMGTYHPTTILETGYDILFFWVARMVLMSGYFLGEIPFKTVYLHGLVRDKNGKKMSKSLGNIIDPLDMIKKYGADAARMSLIVGNTPGTDLNLSEDKIRGYKHFANKIWNATRFVLSNIEGIDTEKKPPLSTQDEEILKELDAMARDVTIDIENYRFYLAGEKLYHYFWNTFAGIIIEKSKERLLSGDTADTLSCKWTLLTILSTTITLLHPFMPFVTEEIWGMLPHKKNQLLMVESWPIL